The stretch of DNA TCCCTAAGTAAATCTGTTCTAGCCATCGTGAAATGAGATTGGTCACCCCGAACAGCATGTGAGATAACTCGAAAACCACAATGACCGTCTCCGAAAGGATTAAACCACGCTTCTAAATGCTCGTGAAACCATAAAGGCAAAAAGTCACGATAAGGAAAGTACCTCACATGACCAATGGTGTAGTCGACCTCAAGTGGTGCGCAATGCGATGTGACGAAACTCCTCGTACTCGTGGTAGCAGTAGTAGACGGTGTACCGGGGCCCGTTTGAGTGGATCGGGGGGTACCATACGGAGTAAAACGAACCGTCGGAGTAGAACGGGGAGTAGACGACGGAGTAACAGGAATCGTCGGAGTAGAACGAGGGGTACTAGACGGAGTACGTTGGGAAGACGGAGTACCTACTCGAACACGAACCCGTGCATGCTCAACGGCGGACGGATCTCTACGAGTTCCCCTACTCGGACGTCCTCTAGGGTTCTCGTTGACCCGAGGCTCGTTTACATCCTCCTGATCCGGATGTATCTGAGAGTAAAGGGCATCGAACATGGATGATCTCATACTCGGATCTGCATTCCGAATTTCATCGAATAACTCCTCCAATCGATCATCATCACAAGTCGGCATTGCCTCCGAACCATCGTACTCCAactttctccaaaatgcatgtaacACATCAACAGGGACCCGAGATCCGTTTCTAGAAATGCGATGAAGTGAACAAGCACATAACAAACCAAGTGTAGTAGCCTTTACACAACCGCAATCGATCGTCAAGGCATCTTCCGTCATCTTGGCACCTCTTTCGAATTCTTCACGCAATTCACTGATGGCATTCTTTGATATTTTGAAAGAAAGTCTGGAAAATAATCGCTGAATCCCCGTCAACCGCCTTGATCTAGATAACTCCAACGAGTGTCGGATCTCAACATGTTGCGTTTCTATCAAAGAATGAAACCGACTCCAGATGCTATCAACTGCCAGTTTCGCGCTATTCAGCCATCTCTTCAAATTTGCATGAGCCGACTCAACCCGGGATGTAGAAGTATTGCCAAAATGAGTTATCTTGTTCGTTCTATACTTGGCCCATTTTTCCAagtgcgggaaccattgcctctcaATATAAGCCGCCACTCCCGCCCATTCCCTTGCCAATTTGCCCCACGCAACATTAAACTTATCTTCGGTCTCCGCCTCGACAACCGCAGTAAACAAGTTAAAAGTTACGTGCTTAGCCCAACTATCCTGTTTCGTGATATCAAGTGCTTTCGTCTCCACGTTAGAATATATATGCCAAAGACATAGCAAGTGAGAcgaatccggaaaaacaatgggaATCGCGTTCAACAAACCTCTCTCGCAATCAGTAACAATAGCATTAGGTTGAACGACATCATTGAGCAGGGCCTTCAGTTTCCGTAGGACCCACAGATATTTCTCCTCGGACTCATGCGTCACAAGAGCATACGCGATGACAAAGCTCTTCCCGACGGGTGTGACTCCAACCATCtcaacaagcggaagacggtatTCATTTGTCTTGTACGTGGAATCGATCTGTACCACATAATAGTATGATCGAAACATCTTAACGGCTTCTGGATGAGCCATGAACACGTGGGTTAGCTCATCGGTCTCCTCATCAGTGACCCAATAATGAACGTACTTATCTTTGAACCGCAAGTGCTAACATCTCATTGTCTTAGGGTTTCTCCCATCTCTTTCCTCGACCCTTACTTTCTGAGAACGGTTGTAGATTTGTCGCCGATTAGGTCTTGACTTTTCCGGATTCCGCTGATGCAAACCCGCACTAATAATAGCCGGTCTAACGTGAGCTCTAACTTGGGCATCGATATAAGccaactcctcgtcatcaaactttgcaaagtatctcgcccgtcacaatacaacgttaaaccatgattatgaaacccggatctcatcacaagctgccacttattctcttctaattcaacaactttcattgaaaatttgcaattgcaccacgcggtagccgtgttacccctcattaaagaatcggcatccttatttacgggaccttttccaccaatccgacaaacaaaataacgttgtctcaaattcgtgttacgaccaactttcttgttgcttgcttttttttataccaaacccgagtCGGAGCCCGATCTCATATGCCCAATTAAACGCTTCAGTACTAGATGCAAAAAATCTGGCAGTCGTAAAATGATCTGAGTAATCAATACCGTCTCCATCGTTAATCACCTGCGCACGCATTTCGATAAATTACTTATCAATTAATTATTTGATACGGAACGAGTCGGAATAAAtaacaaataatataaaaataatacaaagacggtaattagttattttatacaaaacgagtcggaaatattaaagataaaaatttaatataaagacggtaattaattaattcaattgttttataatacaaaaacggtatttaattattttaaatgttttatacaaaaaaagacggaaataaattattttaaatgttttatacaaaacgagtcggaaacaaaaaaaaaaaaaaaaaaaaaacgaactgGGCCTGGACGAAGGATTATTTCGTCCAAAATTAAATTTGAGACGAAAAAACCCTTCGTCCATAATGGGCCTTGACGGCGAAGGATTTTTTCGTCCAGGCCTGGTTTTGGACGAAAAAatccttcgtccaaggcccattatGGACGAAGGGTTTTTTTTCGTCTAAAACCGTGTCCGGACGAAAAAGTTCTTCGTCCGGCCCCCTGttcgttattttttttttttttttttttttcaattgcattttcaaataaatccgtcacaaattctatcataattccgtctacattcatggcatctatcctaattcgggattcaaacgataataaaacataaatttttaacaaaactaaatcgtaaactaacctcgttactagcttcattgttggaatcgttgttaaaatcgttcccgttcatgttgttaattacaaaacccgacttctttttttgtttgaaattttttagtgagacggtgacttgtgttttagtgagacggaaatggcATTTgtgttttgagacggaaattgcattttggtgagacggatatggagttATGATATTgagggcaaacttggaaatttacgttaattgtcgacgatatttagtaatttgtcgacgacgtATAGCAGGACCCAAGAGAAACTACGTATGGATTGGCCTTACCGCCCTATTGGAGTAGTGGTACTATCAGGTTCGAATTCGGACTAAACCAAATGGTATTTTACCGTATACCCAGAAATAAAATGGGGCGAAGGTAATTATTTTTCGCGGAAAAAGAAAACCCATCTAATGCATTATTTGTTCGTGGAAATTTGCCGCGGAAATTATGAAGAGAATCAATTGAATTGAGGGTATTTTCAGTTTAATATCTCCTATGTGCCCTGATTGCCCAAATTCTTCTGGTATTCTCTTTATGTTATCTTATCTTCCATTTTTTTTAATGGAGTATGTTGCATAACTGtatattttagtttttttttttcgggtgTAAACCCGGGTTTCCACTGTCGACAACATTGATTATTGTAGTTGTATGAAATGGGTATTTCTGATATGAAGAAGAATTATGAATTGGGTATTTGTTAGGTTTGCAAAAGATTAGGAATTTAGATAGTGCATACCAACTGTTTGACGAAATTCCTGTGAGAAAATCATGATGTTTGGGGAAAATGTAACAAAGGTGAAAAGGGGTACGGTCGATAGAATTTCGGAACTCCCGGATTTCATTCTGCATACTATTCTATTAATGCTTGATACTAAAGAAGCGGGTCGTGCTAGTGTTTTGTCTAAGAGGTGGTATGTTGCTTGGTCTTCCATTCCGGATTTGGTTTTTCATTCTCACTACTTTAATGTAGATGAAGGTATTGATGACAATGATGAGAGTGAGGATGGTACACTTGAACGTTATACATTTGAACGTTATGTGGAGTTCATAAATAATACCATGCGAAGATACTTACTGCATGATTATAGAATAAGAAAAATGTTACTTGAGATTACTGTAGATGATGAAAAGCTCGAATATTTGGTTGACAGATGGATAAAAATTGCCGTGCTAAGCCAAATTGAGGAATTGGATATAGAGGTTCATGGCGAAATTGAATACGAGCCGTCTGGGTTACTATTTTGTGCAAAATCACTTAAGGTTTTGAAATGTCGATACATTGTGCTACCGTATTATGAGATAATGGAGCTTGTCTCTCTCACACATTTAACATTAGAGCAGGTGTCTGTAAATGAGGATATGCTTGAAAGAATTATTTCTTCTTGCCCTTTGGTTGAATTGGATATTACAGACGAATACCTTGGTGAAGTTTCACTTCCTTGGTCGAGAAAAGTTGATGGAGGAGTCGAAGGTTGTGGTAGTGGAATAGTGAAATCCAACCTCCAAACACATTCACTTCAAGAATTTGTTTATAGTAGTCTTGGTGTCGAATTGTCATGGCCATGGAACATGAATGTGGCTGCGTTGAAAAACTTGAGAAAACTCGAGTTTAGTTGTGCTAATATCACAGATGATGCTGTTTCTGAGATGACATATGGGCTTATAGCATTAGATAGTTTAACATTGCATTCATGCTCAAGGCTGAAATACGTTAAGATCTCAAGCATTTCGTTGAAGGAACTTCATATTTCAGATTGCCCGGACTTCTTGGATGATGAATCTCCAGATTCTGATAGCCTAGAATTGATGACCGTCACCGTTGACTCTCCTAAATTGGTCAACTTTTCATACAACTGTAACTTGGAGACCTCTCTATCGCTGATCAGAGTGGCAGATCAGTGTAATGCTAAATTCTATCCAATGGTGACGGATTCATTGACCACCGAGTGGTTTGTTGAGCTAAAAATGTTTCTCATGGAAACAAAGGTATTCAAATCTCTAAAGATAGACTTGTGTAACTCTCATGAGGTATGAATTTATGCctatttcatgatttatttgtCATGTTTAATGTTTAATTGTGTTGTGTCCAAAACTCCAAATGACTTCAACATAGTTGTATTGCGGTTGTGTATTTTTGAGTAGGTATTGTATAATAAGTGGGTCTACCCTATATTTGCGGTTGTGTATTTATTTGTCATGAATAAAACTTTTTTTTAGGGGTATGTGGGTCTACTGATCTATCTATGAAACTTGTGAAATCGTGTCATATAAACAGTTGTGTTTTCTACGGTCTTCATCTTATATTTTAATTCACCGCACGTTATTAACTATTGTGCCAACTAATTCAATTTGTTTTAGCAATAAGTCTTGCTGAAGAGGGGCAACatttcgtcacaagctgaagttGGGTAAAATGTGACCCATTTATGACGAATATGTAACCATTTTTAGATAAAAAGTTACCAGATTAATTTTCCAAGCTATAACAGTTTGTCATTAAGATGGTCACATTTTGTCGTTCACATGGCGACATTTGGTCCGTCTTCAGCTAGTGACGAAAAGTGTCCGTTTTCGATGAGAATTGGTGTTGTTTTAGAAGGTTTAGATAACTTCAGCTTAACTGGATTATGTTTCGAACCACAAATCTCTTGGATGATGAGCCTCTGACCTACAGCTGCACCATCAGTAGTTCTCATACTATTGATTCTCAATGCTTATTAGTTATACATCAATTTTATTTCTTAACTGGATTAGGGATGCAGAAGTGCACCCCTCAAAACCCCCCTTGTATACACTCTTACCTTGTATAACGATGgatgaaattaatgaaattatGTTTGCATTTATATAGATTGAGGTCGAACACGACCAACTGATGAACGCTGGTACCGGGCTACCTTGCAAACTCAGACTGTTAACGCTTTGTGGAATAAGTGATAGGACTCTTACAGAATCTTCACTTGTGGCCTTTCTGCATGCGCTGTTTTGGTGTTGCCATCCTGATGTGCTGAGAATAAGAACAAATGTGCAGAATTCGGCTTCTAAGGTATGCTATTATTGCATGGTGATATGTTACTACTTACTAGGGTGGTGTTGACTATTACCCCTACCCCACTCTATAACCTCGTCAAAACTGACCTGACCCGACCCAACCCATTCATAATTAGACAAACGCGAATAGGTCCCCTCACTCTACCCGACCCAATTTAGCTATGATTTTTACTTGTATTGAACTGATCTTTACCCTTTAAGTGAAAGAATAACACACTCGAATCTGAATGACCCAACCTTGAATGAGAACATATACAAAATTACTAGGATTCAAATTGGCCCAACCCTTACCCGATTCAAATTACCTATTTTCTAGGTCTATTTTTCATTTTCTACTCCCTTAACTACTCCGCGACCGCCACCTTCACAATTCGTTTGTTTTGAATTTTATTACCCTAGTAACAATTATTCTCATTCCAAGTTATATCCAATAATCTTGAATTATATGAGATGGATTGATAGCTATGTTAGTAAATtatagagtaaattatcaattacacccacgcttaatccacttttttaaacttactcccacgtcaaatttttttttttttttttaaattacacccaaattaatagCTCAGGTTATAATTTGCACCCAAAATCGGTTTCATGCCACTTTTCCgtcaaatttgaaattttttgggTTAAAACATTTATCTTATTACGATTTTGCCCTTCTTCATTTATTTATTAAGCTTATATATGTAAGTTAGATGTTTTTCTCCTCATTCATTCCCTTTTTCATCATTCTCTCTTCCCCAATTTGATTTCCTTCATTGTGTTCCTCATGCTCAAGGTAACTCATTCCCCattgttttgaaattttgtaCTCGGATATCGGGTTTGTTAAAGAAATTGTTAATTGGGTGAAGCCGGCATTGGCAAGAGATAATGCATATGATGATTGGGTTGGGTTCATTTATGCATTGGAAGCCCTTTATGATAAAGAAAGTGGAGCAATTTCGTCATGCAACGGAAGCCCTTCTGTAATTACATCTCACCCTTCCCCAATCTGGTTTGTTAAGGACACCTTACATAAATTACTTAAGTGATAGATGGTGATGGATGCACAATCTCTCAATAGTTAAGGTTTAATTTGGGTTATGTCTGAAATTTTAGGGAATTTTTATGCGGAAATATTTGGGGAAGTATGTGGGAGAAATAAGGTGAAAAGAGAGGTAGAAGGGAATGTAAATGAAGAGTCATGAATACAGAGGGTTATACACCCTGTGGCAATTTTTTCATTTCATAAAGTTTTTCCTCTGAAAATGGCACTTGGCACTGGGTGCAAATTATAACCTGAGctattaatttgggtgtaatttaaaaaaaaaaattgacataGGAGTAAGTTTAAAAAAGTGAATtaagcgtgggtgtaattgataatttactctaaatTTTAAAAGCCATTAAATAAATTCCTATATCTTCAACCATTATCCGCCAATTTTATTCAATATCCCTCCTCCATATCATAAGTTCAGAACTCCTAGAATTCTTTGTTGATATTTTTGGTCTGTATGAATGTACATGTATGTGTAGGTGACCACTGAAATGGGTATATTTCGTACCTTGCCTTTTTACAGAGTAGTAAAAACAAGGAGAATATTATCGTGCATTTTTTTTACCATTCTTCAAACCTGAATCCTGGAAGTATTAGCCAAATCTCTTCCCCGCTAAATACTGCATTGTTTTCCGAACTGGATCTTTCTTTTCCCTGGCATAAATCCCTCTTATGCCTGCCAACTGTGTCACTGTGTGAAACTTGAATCCGGAAAACTTAAGTGCCTTCAAAGCTTAATTTGCCAATCGCTTCTTTTTCTTTGGCAGTTGATCTTGAGCATCCTCAAGGAAAAAGTGCAATGCTGGAAAGATCCCTTGAAAAGCATTGAAGTTGAATGCATTGAATCCACTAAATTATTTTCATATTCTCCTCAGCTCGAGATTAGGCTTAAGTTGTCTTGGTAGTGACTAAGTAGTACTCTTATACTCCGTATTGAAAACTACCTCAGCACCTCCGGGAGCAGCTGTAGCCTGTGCACAGGTATCTTTGTATTTGATAAAACCCTCGCCTTGTATTTACATCTTTATATATTGACTTATTGAGCTTAAGAGTTACAATTTCAGGATATCTTCTGCAAATACAGTCACTTGTTCGTCCAACAATGCATGTTTTGGGAATCTAGCCCACAAAAACAGAGATGTAATCCGAGTAGGACTCGTTTATCTTCATGAAAATGTTTACACATTTGAGGAAATTCATGTTGGAAGATAAAAAAATTTCATGATCCAACTTTTTTTTACCTGCTCGCTGCCTGCAAGATGTGGATAAGGATGATCGCGTCCTCTATTTCGTACTCCACCAACTTGATTGTACTATCCAACATTGTCTTTCGCTAGTGTTTGATACTAGTTTCGTAGTGATGTTGAATTCCGAGTGTATTGTGGGCTGAGTAGGCCCCAACATTTACGCAATTGCATCTTTTTGCTGTTGCGaacaaaaaaaattggaaaaagaaaaaagagcaaTGAATAGTTTGTTGTACATTTACAGTTACACCTTTTGTTGGAGAAAGGATTATTACGAAgcaattttattttttattctaCCTTTCCCAGTAATCTATGTTAGAATGATAATTCGTAACAATGGAAATCTGACAGAAACTTTAACGGAAGAAGAAACAGAAAAAGACTTATCGTAAAAGATATGCAGTGTCGTGGTATAAAGCCACTGACTTGAAAACTATTACGGCACGACCGTGGTGGATATCGTCTcttgccggtagttccccaaggttaacactgcaGCCTTCGAACTGCACCACTGAAGTAAGAAGACTTTGGAACGGAACCAGAAACTATACCCAGAACATTTTCAGAGAGAGTAGAAGAAGAGAGAGGAGTTGTGTGATTTTCGGTGTGTAAAATGAGGAGGTAAGCTGCTCTATTTATAGTCGAAAATAGAGCAGTTAGGAGCCAAAAAACGCTCCAGTCAAACACAATTAAGGCGTAATTATCGCCTTTAATTGCAGCGGTTAACAGTCATATTTGACTGACTGCTATGACCTTCCTACATTCACTGAGTGTGGACAAGCCTACATCACATAAGACCAAAAAGGTAAAAGCAggcctttggcccgcaccgcaggtgctctacccaaaccccGACCCGAGCCCAAGCCGGGCCGAGCGggcgcgcgcgtgtgtgtgtgtgtgtgtttggacccaaacccacaggccCAACACTCACCACAAAAGCCTCTTTGGACCAATCTCTTACTCTATCAAGTGAAGGGAGCCTTATAAACATTTAAACATTGATGTTCCCCACCAATGTGGGATAAAAGGCAAAGAGAAAAGTTGTTTTTCAAGACAACACTCCAACAATCTATTCATAATAATGCTTACAAGTTTTTAATTTAATGCCGAAAATAAACGGGAAAAGTAGCAAATTGCCCCCAAACGTTTGGCGTTATGTGCATTTTGGCCCCAAATGTTATCAAATGTTCAATTTAGCCCCAAACATTTAAGATTATGTGTTTATTAGGATGTCATTGATTACATGAATAATTTCTGTGCAGGTGGCAAGTGGCAACTCGATAACTACTAAAAAAGAACCTCCACGTTATAAAATGGCACCCAGAAAATGTTATGTTTGGGATTGGATCCTCTCGTTTTTCAGTCCCTGACTTGTCTAAATTAGGATTTATCCGAGGAGAAAACCACCTCATTGGACTTTGATAGCTTTTTTAGTGACAAAGGTGAACGTTATGGTCGTTGTTAGACTCGAAGAGGAGAGTTAAGATTGGACATGGGAAAGATTGTGTTTGATGGTGGTGGGGTGGGTGGGAGTTGATGCGAAATGCGGAAGCggaataatagaaaaataaaataaaaaggatatTTGCCTTGAATTCATGGATAGAATTCAAGTCAATGAGATATTTACTCGGTGCTAGACTTATAACACGAGTAATGAGTGAGaatactcaagacctattgaatattaCTCGGGTTAAAGCTTGATCGCGTCAAACTCTAACGATTTTTGGCATGTAAACTACATactcaaaaacaacaaaaacacaagtgttttcttttcttaatctttttatatttctgtttttttattcttattatgaaAACTCATGGCCTTATATAGGCAGCCATAACCGAAACTCCTAGCCAAGTGAACAGTTGCCATCGCTACTTCACTTATTACAATCATTAAGAACAAGTAAAATGAAAGGACTTCACTAATTACATGCTTTATTAGTACTACTAATAAGTTAATTAAAAGACTAAATAAGACTACTTAAGACTAGCATTTAAACTAGCCATTATTTGGAACGTGTAGAATCAGCCTCCATAGACTCGTATCCGTACTCGTATCAGGAGTAGATGTAAAATTGACGAAATTGGGTTGTAGTACCTATAAAATTGCTGGAAtgttaaaattaagttgatttgcACATAGTCTCAAAAATTTGAGGCTAAATTGCACATTTTAAAACGTTTAGGAGCAAATTGCACATAGTCCCAAATATATTTGGGGGCTTTTTCCTACTTGCCACGAAAATAAACCATTAAAGTGGTAATTGCTCGCTGCCGGATAACTTTATAATAACGCACCCAATACTAAGTCAGATAAAAAATTAACCCAATCATACCTCAAAAAAAAAACTTGCAAACCCAAAATGACCCCCACTCAACCCGGCCCA from Silene latifolia isolate original U9 population chromosome 10, ASM4854445v1, whole genome shotgun sequence encodes:
- the LOC141606702 gene encoding F-box/LRR-repeat protein At3g59200-like isoform X2 is translated as MMFGENVTKVKRGTVDRISELPDFILHTILLMLDTKEAGRASVLSKRWYVAWSSIPDLVFHSHYFNVDEGIDDNDESEDGTLERYTFERYVEFINNTMRRYLLHDYRIRKMLLEITVDDEKLEYLVDRWIKIAVLSQIEELDIEVHGEIEYEPSGLLFCAKSLKVLKCRYIVLPYYEIMELVSLTHLTLEQVSVNEDMLERIISSCPLVELDITDEYLGEVSLPWSRKVDGGVEGCGSGIVKSNLQTHSLQEFVYSSLGVELSWPWNMNVAALKNLRKLEFSCANITDDAVSEMTYGLIALDSLTLHSCSRLKYVKISSISLKELHISDCPDFLDDESPDSDSLELMTVTVDSPKLVNFSYNCNLETSLSLIRVADQCNAKFYPMVTDSLTTEWFVELKMFLMETKIEVEHDQLMNAGTGLPCKLRLLTLCGISDRTLTESSLVAFLHALFWCCHPDVLRIRTNVQNSASKLILSILKEKVQCWKDPLKSIEVECIESTKLFSYSPQLEIRLKLSW
- the LOC141606702 gene encoding F-box/LRR-repeat protein At3g59200-like isoform X1; the protein is MMFGENVTKVKRGTVDRISELPDFILHTILLMLDTKEAGRASVLSKRWYVAWSSIPDLVFHSHYFNVDEGIDDNDESEDGTLERYTFERYVEFINNTMRRYLLHDYRIRKMLLEITVDDEKLEYLVDRWIKIAVLSQIEELDIEVHGEIEYEPSGLLFCAKSLKVLKCRYIVLPYYEIMELVSLTHLTLEQVSVNEDMLERIISSCPLVELDITDEYLGEVSLPWSRKVDGGVEGCGSGIVKSNLQTHSLQEFVYSSLGVELSWPWNMNVAALKNLRKLEFSCANITDDAVSEMTYGLIALDSLTLHSCSRLKYVKISSISLKELHISDCPDFLDDESPDSDSLELMTVTVDSPKLVNFSYNCNLETSLSLIRVADQCNAKFYPMVTDSLTTEWFVELKMFLMETKVFKSLKIDLCNSHEIEVEHDQLMNAGTGLPCKLRLLTLCGISDRTLTESSLVAFLHALFWCCHPDVLRIRTNVQNSASKLILSILKEKVQCWKDPLKSIEVECIESTKLFSYSPQLEIRLKLSW
- the LOC141606702 gene encoding uncharacterized protein LOC141606702 isoform X3, with translation MELVSLTHLTLEQVSVNEDMLERIISSCPLVELDITDEYLGEVSLPWSRKVDGGVEGCGSGIVKSNLQTHSLQEFVYSSLGVELSWPWNMNVAALKNLRKLEFSCANITDDAVSEMTYGLIALDSLTLHSCSRLKYVKISSISLKELHISDCPDFLDDESPDSDSLELMTVTVDSPKLVNFSYNCNLETSLSLIRVADQCNAKFYPMVTDSLTTEWFVELKMFLMETKVFKSLKIDLCNSHEIEVEHDQLMNAGTGLPCKLRLLTLCGISDRTLTESSLVAFLHALFWCCHPDVLRIRTNVQNSASKLILSILKEKVQCWKDPLKSIEVECIESTKLFSYSPQLEIRLKLSW